In Capsicum annuum cultivar UCD-10X-F1 chromosome 8, UCD10Xv1.1, whole genome shotgun sequence, the genomic window CCATAATAGatggcaatgcctatttgataatttacaatatatggtaatctattgcaacatatgacaatccatttgataatttacaacagatggctAATCTATCACattagatgacttaatctgtttgataatttacatcagattcgtaatctgttgttacctaatttgattgataatttacaacagatgagaaatctaacgctatatgttgaacatttgttttttataatttcaattgagtttatatgttagactcctaaattgattaatctaggaccaggggtgagttttcacagggtcacctcctagagtactcggtcaactacaacttcaattgtgtttatatgattttaaaaattacgtctatattttatgattttaaaaataattaagatcatttcggaccaaattaacatttttaaaactagttgtcattcttttccaaaatacaaaccaacccatacaaaatgtttcatcatttcagatctcgaggtctggctctttctctctcattctcactcaataatatattacaaacaacaactactcaataaatttgctcaaccctccataacagattatttttcttctcattttcgaccatataggtgttatttttgacatcattcttgcttgtatcagttgttttctttgtcttcataggcaacagagttcgagaagagctctatatttatttattttttctaaaaaataagggcttttaagttaatgataaaaaataaaacttttagttgtattatctttgagaatgggtttataattttgagttttgatggtaaaatagtaggaagaacttgagaaatccctaatttttgtcgcagtgttccgttgactgtcgtggtatagttggatggtgttagtgatggtggtggtggtgtttgtggtcgtcgtggtggcatcgatagtggcattggttggtggtgtttatggtgatgtcggtattcgtggtgtttgtttgtttgttggcattggttggttaTGTTTgttgtggtggctgttggtgtgtcgacattcgtggtgtttgtaatgtattttttaaaatctatgcatatatcaactgtaatgtaatttttatttttctttgtctgtaggtaaaacatgtctctcaaaagaaaagaaagtaaaagtggatcaacgtctgaccactaaaagaaaaggctacagtacagagggattcagaggagcttcctgaacaatctcagttagggaaaaCTGAAGCTGGGGAGGGATGTAaaaacaatgttgagggaggtagacaagggtccgtagatggtgatgaagaaaataaaagtgagaaagaggaggaattagtgagtcagaaagagaaaggggatgatcatcaacatgataatAATAGATCACCGAcggggcgtgagttaatatcgacatcccagcatgattctgtcaaaacttttagtattgacagttTTAAAGTTGCGATGTCGATAAATGACCCataaggaaaacaactaactggtcaaattgtacttaaatgtcagatggggggaaattttgaacattttatgaaaattatgaagaacgaaaacataggcggactttttaagcagagctgctttggacgctttcttaagctacctgaggacccctctgcccatagctgtttccctatgatgatggtatatggtcttctcaagcgtaggatcaagtacacggggatgataaagatccaaaggagggggcaaaaagaagatggataaaatctagatcaactactatggaatgcctgtttgttttggcttgcaagagtttgccatagtgacgggcctgagatgccatcgtctagaaggaccaccaccccacaAAATATCAAGGCAAGAAAATAcaagggaaaaatagatgggttgtttgacattgctcgatgtggctacaaagcatcagatttgttgacagatctcgaggataaaaccataccagagcagtacagggagcaattgtgcttagtttcgtttgcccattcagttatattggcaagagacatcaacaaggtcctagaagatgatttgttagcgcgtgctgaggattttgataaattcaacaattatctttggggatatgacagcttctacttgactgtccaatatttactgacaaagctatcctcagggacgaccacattatacgacttttcttgggcttttatggtaaaattaatcactaattttactcatccattaatttatattgaatatagttattatgattttttttacttgtttcctgtttacactttttaggcttaggcatttgaagccattcctcccctccgaaagtagttaatagattacccgaatgaggtttctcatccaaggatgtgtaggtggttggctgcaaagagcaacaccaatattaaggaggctgatctctttaatcctccggatgatgcaatacgtcttcttcaagtaaaataattctactcaaagataagaaagatattgaacagatgttatatctggtgcatgagatgttatatatgatgcaccagatgagacatctgttgcgatggggtatatcttgcatcagattacccatctgtggttTTGGTTATCTGAaaccgactcctaaaagattaaccatctactacaaattatgcaacagatatttaatctgataacatatcgttcatctgttgtgacgtacagatcatctgttgcataatagatTACCCTTCTTGTgtagctgttgcaatagatgattgatattttgcatcagattatccatgtgttacTCTCTTTCTCTGAAAcagactcaaacggattttaaccatatactgcaaactatgcaacagatgggtcttttttttaaatgtagcccaactgtgaaaattattatattatatgatttaaatgcatctgtctttttgtataggttgtgcatccatggatcgtgcctactgaggaggagttggTGATggcttcttatattactctaggtcatgttgatactattgcagacccaacggtggagttaataaagaaggaattggctggagcaacagccataagaagggcagttaggcaaggtcagcctaatgttgaggctcttcatgaccaaccttttattaaggcagatctgggtgcttcttctggtggagttgttggtgtaggtggcaggcatgctgatgctgctaccactcatgatgataagcatgttgatgctcaagaaaggataaatatgtttgaaaacacctatTTTCGCCCTTACACAAGTCCCTCTCCACCCTCGTattctcgttgcgaatgcgatgagtgcaatgacagacaggataaactttttgaaaaagtagaggctatctctaaagctatcgagaaattcaaatccaagaggtgtgtcataccatccaagaaggtgagggagccacacactcctacattgttggttaggagaaagaaaagagtaattagagacgtactctccgctcggaaatcaaaagaaattgtaattcctccctctccaaaagctgttaaagtttagggaccagtcaagaaggtggataTATACGCGGAACTTGGTGCTGAAGAGatgagggatctgcgacaggccaaaaatgccaagccaggcgcaccagattatcccaggcctcccttttccccccaagacttgcaaactatgactgatatgccTACCAtgcgaggacaaggcaagtttactttttctatCCTAGCCCTTCTattctaccccatgaagaagaagctacgcaatagatttcacatctgttgcaatatcagggtatactggtgcaactggttatggttctgttgcaacttattacccatttgttgcataagttgtgttggattattgattcagagaaccctatgcaacagatggaccgtccgttgcatctttacaattactaacctatttaaatattgacttctttaaaaattaacttcttatatcacagcatgttgacataattctctacctcatgaggaaaaggcaattaacataCCGGGAAACTTATGacgttgccgataggataatggacctcgacttctgcaagaagcttaaggataggtaatcaactcaatggagaggcatCAGCCCTTAGCATGCGACTTGATTTCCTAGTcactacgttggtcttggatgaagaagaaacattAAGATATattagaggggacaggccaaatccacacggcaagagctggaccaaggcaaaaaggattcttgtagtcattagcatgaacgacatgcattatcgggctattgagatactactcgaggagggaaagattaatgtttatgactccaaagTACCTCTCGTCGacgatttcaatctttttctccttgtggagccactgatggtgttgttgcccatcttgttgagggagagtaaactgatgaattatttgccaaagaaagtgttgatgaagaaatcatgggattttaaaggttgaAACAGGGGAATGTTCCTTCCAAAatatgatgccgctaaagcgagtggctcacacgctcttgcacacatcaaatgtttGCTGAACGGCACAGAAATGATCGAGCCAACaacttttctgtgcgacaacgctgtggcaaacctgcaagaggtctgggcttatggggtactaactagatgCTTGAAGCaagtgtatatagaagagcctgtgaaatagaaatttttaatttcacgTCACCCtttactttattacatgtacatgtagtgacaataatttttttctgatgaaagttgagttttttataatgcaatagattagattgtcaatctgtttcaacagtgggaagacctatttgaataatctaataatctaagtctaatatgttgcaacagtgggaagacctttttgataatttctatgaataatctaataatctaagtctaatctgttgcaacagtgggaagacatgtttgataatttccacagatgacctaaattttacaacatatgcctaaatctttttaatattttccaacaattatgcttgaatatccatgtgctcgtcgacaaTAAACCaatagcaaatacacacaccaccatgaaaattttagcaattaggcttcaatattcatgtgcccaacaacaccaaaccagtagcaataacggcaacaatgtaatATATTCTTactcaattttgtttctcttcagaaatcttgactttgttcaacaaatctCAGATTaaacgatttgcttgtgaagggtgtccttcttcataccaatcaaagtaatcgcatccacccaatttctattcaaaaaagaacacaattacaaaacaattacaagtcaataattaatcaaaaaaattaaattaaaaaaatattatctttgaaatcttacaagtaaaaaacctacgacccggattttgttgagtccaacaAGTCTTTAACAGaacttcatgaccgcacttacaatatcgaaaatctttatNNNNNNNNNNNNNNNNNNNNNNNNNNNNNNNNNNNNNNNNNNNNNNNNNNNNNNNNNNNNNNNNNNNNNNNNNNNNNNNNNNNNNNNNNNNNNNNNNNNNNNNNNNNNNNNNNNNNNNNNNNNNNNNNNNNNNNNNNNNNNNNNNNNNNNNNNNNNNNNNNNNNNNNNNNNNNNNNNNNNNNNNNNNNNNNNNNNNNNNNNNNNNNNNNNNNNNNNNNNNNNNNNNNNNNNNNNNNNNNNNNNNNNNNNNNNNNNNNNNNNNNNNNNNNNNNNNNNNNNNNNNNNNNNNNNNNNNNNNNNNNNNNNNNNNNNNNNNNNNNNNNNNNNNNNNNNNNNNNNNNNNNNNNNNNNNNNNNNNNNNNNNNNNNNNNNNNNNNNNNNNNNNNNNNNNNNNNNNNNNNNNNNNNNNNNNNNNNNNNNNNNNNNNNNNNNNNNNNNNNNNNNNNNNNNNNNNNNNNNNNNNNNNNNNNNNNNNNNNNNNNNNNNNNNNNNNNNNNNNNNNNNNNNNNNNNNNNNNNNNNNNNNNNNNNNNNNNNNNNNNNNNNNNNNNNNNNNNNNNNNNNNNNNNNNNNNNNNNNNNNNNNNNNNNNNNNNNNNNNNNNNNNNNNNNNNNNNNNNNNNNNNNNNNNNNNNNNNNNNNNNNNNNNNNNNNNNNNNNNNNNNNNNNNNNNNNNNNNNNNNNNNNNNNNNNNNNNNNNNNNNNNNNNNNNNNNNNNNNNNNNNNNNNNNNNNNNNNNNNNNNNNNNNNNNNNNNNNNNNNNNNNNNNNNNNNNNNNNNNNNNNNNNNNNNNNNNNNNNNNNNNNNNNNNNNNNNNNNNNNNNNNNNNNNNNNNNNNNNNNNNNNNNNNNNNNNNNNNNNNNNNNNNNNNNNNNNNNNNNNNNNNNNNNNNNNNNNNNNNNNNNNNNNNNNNNNNNNNNNNNNNNNNNNNNNNNNNNNNNNNNNNNNNNNNNNNNNNNNNNNNNNNNNNNNNNNNNNNNNNNNNNNNNNNNNNNNNNNNNNNNNNNNNNNNNNNNNNNNNNNNNNNNNNNNNNNNNNNNNNNNNNNNNNNNNNNNNNNNNNNNNNNNNNNNNNNNNNNNNNNNNNNNNNNNNNNNNNNNNNNNNNNNNNNNNNNNNNNNNNNNNNNNNNNNNNNNNNNNNNNNNNNNNNNNNNNNNNNNNNNNNNNNNNNNNNNNNNNNNNNNNNNNNNNNNNNNNNNNNNNNNNNNNNNNNNNNNNNNNNNNNNNNNNNNNNNNNNNNNNNNNNNNNNNNNNNNNNNNNNNNNNNNNNNNNNNNNNNNNNNNNNNNNNNNNNNNNNNNNNNNNNNNNNNNNNNNNNNNNNNNNNNNNNNNNNNNNNNNNNNNNNNNNNNNNNNNNNNNNNNNNNNNNNNNNNNNNNNNNNNNNNNNNNNNNNNNNNNNNNNNNNNNNNNNNNNNNNNNNNNNNNNNNNNNNNNNNNNNNNNNNNNNNNNNNNNNNNNNNNNNNNNNNNNNNNNNNNNNNNNNNNNNNNNNNNNNNNNNNNNNNNNNNNNNNNNNNNNNNNNNNNNNNNNNNNNNNNNNNNNNNNNNNNNNNNNNNNNNNNNNNNNNNNNNNNNNNNNNNNNNNNNNNNNNNNNNNNNNNNNNNNNNNNNNNNNNNNNNNNNNNNNNNNNNNNNNNNNNNNNNNNNNNNNNNNNNNNNNNNNNNNNNNNNNNNNNNNNNNNNNNNNNNNNNNNNNNNNNNNNNNNNNNNNNNNNNNNNNNNNNNNNNNNNNNNNNNNNNNNNNNNNNNNNNNNNNNNNNNNNNNNNNNNNNNNNNNNNNNNNNNNNNNNNNNNNNNNNNNNNNNNNNNNNNNNNNNNNNNNNNNNNNNNNNNNNNNNNNNNNNNNNNNNNNNNNNNNNNNNNNNNNNNNNNNNNNNNNNNNNNNNNNNNNNNNNNNNNNNNNNNNNNNNNNNNNNNNNNNNNNNNNNNNNNNNNNNNNNNNNNNNNNNNNNNNNNNNNNNNNNNNNNNNNNNNNNNNNNNNNNNNNNNNNNNNNNNNNNNNNNNNNNNNNNNNNNNNNNNNNNNNNNNNNNNNNNNNNNNNNNNNNNNNNNNNNNNNNNNNNNNNNNNNNNNNNNNNNNNNNNNNNNNNNNNNNNNNNNNNNNNNNNNNNNNNNNNNNNNNNNNNNNNNNNNNNNNNNNNNNNNNNNNNNNNNNNNNNNNNNNNNNNNNNNNNNNNNNNNNNNNNNNNNNNNNNNNNNNNNNNNNNNNNNNNNNNNNNNNNNNNNNNNNNNNNNNNNNNNNNNNNNNNNNNNNNNNNNNNNNNNNNNNNNNNNNNNNNNNNNNNNNNNNNNNNNNNNNNNNNNNNNNNNNNNNNNNNNNNNNNNNNNNNNNNNNNNNNNNNNNNNNNNNNNNNNNNNNNNNNNNNNNNNNNNNNNNNNNNNNNNNNNNNNNNNNNNNNNNNNNNNNNNNNNNNNNNNNNNNNNNNNNNNNNNNNNNNNNNNNNNNNNNNNNNNNNNNNNNNNNNNNNNNNNNNNNNNNNNNNNNNNNNNNNNNNNNNNNNNNNNNNNNNNNNNNNNNNNNNNNNNNNNNNNNNNNNNNNNNNNNNNNNNNNNNNNNNNNNNNNNNNNNNNNNNNNNNNNNNNNNNNNNNNNNNNNNNNNNNNNNNNNNNNNNNNNNNNNNNNNNNNNNNNNNNNNNNNNNNNNNNNNNNNNNNNNNNNNNNNNNNNNNNNNNNNNNNNNNNNNNNNNNNNNNNNNNNNNNNNNNNNNNNNNNNNNNNNNNNNNNNNNNNNNNNNNNNNNNNNNNNNNNNNNNNNNNNNNNNNNNNNNNNNNNNNNNNNNNNNNNNNNNNNNNNNNNNNNNNNNNNNNNNNNNNNNNNNNNNNNNNNNNNNNNNNNNNNNNNNNNNNNNNNNNNNNNNNNNNNNNNNNNNNNNNNNNNNNNNNNNNNNNNNNNNNNNNNNNNNNNNNNNNNNNNNNNNNNNNNNNNNNNNNNNNNNNNNNNNNNNNNNNNNNNNNNNNNNNNNNNNNNNNNNNNNNNNNNNNNNNNNNNNNNNNNNNNNNNNACAACTACTTTATGTTTCAGGCTACATTTCCTTTAATCGGTAGAGTTTAGATAATACAGATCGTCTTCTCTATAATAATCATCTTTTATAATAACATTTTATTATAAGAATTACGTTCTTTTGAGGAAACAATCTTATAATATATGTTCTCTCTATAACAGCATATCGTTGTATAGCAACCAAAAAATATCTGAACAAGCGATGCAGGCATTCTATGCTGCTACAAACTCAAAAGTAAAAGAATATAGATGGTAGATAAATAAATCTGACAATAATGCAAAAATACGCGTAATCAAATCCTGGATTCCaggacaaaaataaagtataaatagcTCAAGCAAGCCTTATAGGACCTATATACTGTACATTTTGTTGAATGAAGGAAAGAAACAATAATTCAAAAACAGTGCACGAAAGTAGAAGATAACATTATTTTCTGGACTCTCAAAAAACTCTGAAATCCAAACTCTCTATTTGGTGACTATTTGCCATATAGTAACCAAAGGGGGGAAAATTGAACAAAGCTTCAATTAGGCAACATGTACTCCAGATATAACAGTAGCAGTGAGAGGCTTCCCTCTTCCCATAGTGAAACCTCTTGTTCCATCAGGCATTCTTGGACCTTTCGTAACCTGTCTCACCGGTCCTTCACCTAGGCCCGAGCCACTGCTGCATTGTGGAAGTGCAGCAAGCAGGCCTCGACCACCATGTATTTGAGGACGCATTCTTAATTTCCCACGCCCTTTGGTCCATGCTTTCTTGGCTGGTCCTACACCTTCTTCAACCTAAAAACATTTTTAATAGCACGATTATTTACACGCTATCAGTGCATATAAGTGGAATCCTTACTAACAAAAAAACTTGCTTTAGCTTTTCTATAGCTTATGATGTTAGCCATGAGTCAAGGCCCATGACATTACTTACATTATTGCTGTCAGAGTCTTCAGAGGGAAgcccatcatcatcatcaaaacagCCATCGAATTCTGACTTCCTGCTCTTTAGAACAGACTTTGGCTGCAAATTTAATGAAACGTTTCATAAATATATAGTCGAGGAGGATCTGGAGTAAATAAGAAATGTATAGAGAAGATGGTAAATAGAACTTACCGTACGTCTGAGGAGCAACCTCACTCTTAGGCCTTTTCTCCAGTTTCTTTCATCATTTAACTTCTCAACCTGATCAAATTCGAAAGAATGTAAATATAACTAAAAAGTAAAGCAAGTAAAAATCAAGAACTTAATTTTTTGAGCTGAAAATATATTGACATACCGCTCTCTCAGCTGCTTCAGAATTCTCAAACTCAATCAGTGCATGGAGCTTTGAAGCAAAATTAacaagaaccaaaaaaaaaaaccgaGTGAGAATCTCTTCTCAATGGAACACAGAGAGCTATTTAGAACAGAAAAATAAGTCGAGCTAGTCTTTAATACCTTGTTGCTAATGCCAATGTCACCTCTAGCACGCGACAAGTTTGGATCCTGGGGATGGCATACGCGGATGGTTTTGACACTTGAATTGGAAATATAACAAGTCAGTTCAATTTGCTATCTAAGACACACAGTTAATTAGATGAAAATTATCGCTCGATAAAGGGTCAAAGAAATCACCTTCCAGCAACCTTGAATATTTTCTCAATGTTGTGATGGGAATGATCATCTGGTAAATTCTCAGCAACCACTGTGCGTAACTGAAAGTAAGAAAATTCCAATGCAAAGTATTAGCACTCAAAAATGAATCAAGTCAAAACTACTGTACAAATATATCCAAGAAAATGTATGCACCTGCAAATCCTCTTTATCCTTCTCAGTAAATGGAATTCTTCTTTTAACCTTCTTGCCATCATTGCTTACAATCTTCATCACGAAGTACATAAAAGCTGAGTCGTGTATCGATGTTCATTATGAAATTAATACATCAGCCTATAA contains:
- the LOC107879983 gene encoding la-related protein 6C, which produces MAQLQPERVAEECIQETRTIFEAKDVKKTLGSSKINSNNKEDSASFKFNVQAPEFVPRSHSASTTAATTTTAPISSYFYPYFQYLSGGSATSDWLYVGDQDTMSYISNQNFSGMLQKDVLPEEVKNKIIKQVEYQLSDMSLLANENLLRQMNKDLEGFVLISSVSATKKIKSLITNQQTLAHALLSSTKLIVSNDGKKVKRRIPFTEKDKEDLQLRTVVAENLPDDHSHHNIEKIFKVAGSVKTIRVCHPQDPNLSRARGDIGISNKLHALIEFENSEAAERAVEKLNDERNWRKGLRVRLLLRRTPKSVLKSRKSEFDGCFDDDDGLPSEDSDSNNVEEGVGPAKKAWTKGRGKLRMRPQIHGGRGLLAALPQCSSGSGLGEGPVRQVTKGPRMPDGTRGFTMGRGKPLTATVISGVHVA